The following coding sequences are from one uncultured Desulfobacter sp. window:
- a CDS encoding C25 family cysteine peptidase, which yields MKRLFYILCVVVFSGGIVSASPNVGKILSRDYGPSIKATRATALNLMIQCDISSLERDVVRKNGYDLYRIDGFDQSAVDPGDPVLPSKIIRVLIPDGYEFYKIKEILHSQQVRRPVSNVFPKQKETHVGDTKPYPFVPLKIRKSGRRKAIEYVHTAKIRNHRMAVFRFSPVQFQSSSTGQEASGIFTITTSLKLSVVFRPQKTEDAALSFKRAGAEAFIDDYISDSVVNPEDLEQTTAASYETAAAIDSTACEYLIITAQDLKDEFQVLADHRAAMGLTVDVVAVEDIYANYDGASPQVKIKKCILDYAENKGTLWVLLGGDDTIIPDQDCYGSVNGGDITDQTIPTDLYYAGLDDLDWNDDGDNIFCETDRDGDSIDLYPDLFVGRAPIRSETDARVFASKTIAYETAVYDPYFHEAALSMGVRLWASDSGRSDADWKSEELWTRVHEDRAFVLPADKYRFYDTGTDFSGDAGYNVTRDNMSAQLNSGYGILWAATHGNNNLFKMESGSYFYSSTALNLVNQDNQGIVYTMACSTNWFDSEINSADGYGSIVDPSLSEAFIRNPGGGAVAYIGSSRFSWGYSSFTSKNVYYGSSMKYAEEFFKMLYYDEDLLGITGGSADPSLFGKRIGAVFASHKMEKIPDSLYYGPMRWLQFSLNLMGDPFTTVMVKLPQDSDLDRDIDGEDVAAFIDKTSTIAPDLWELAQRFGSSFSQ from the coding sequence GTGAAGAGATTATTTTATATATTATGTGTTGTGGTGTTTTCAGGGGGAATTGTTTCAGCCTCACCGAACGTTGGAAAGATTCTTTCCCGGGACTATGGGCCTTCCATCAAGGCGACCAGGGCAACGGCGCTCAATTTAATGATCCAGTGCGATATTTCATCCCTTGAAAGGGATGTTGTCCGGAAAAATGGATATGATTTATACAGAATTGATGGATTTGACCAGAGTGCGGTCGACCCCGGTGACCCGGTACTGCCCTCAAAGATTATTCGGGTGCTGATCCCCGACGGATATGAATTTTATAAAATTAAGGAAATTCTGCATTCACAGCAGGTCCGAAGGCCGGTATCCAATGTTTTTCCAAAGCAGAAAGAGACCCATGTCGGCGATACAAAACCCTATCCCTTTGTCCCCCTTAAAATCAGGAAATCGGGCCGGCGTAAAGCGATTGAATATGTCCACACGGCAAAAATCCGAAATCACAGAATGGCGGTATTCAGGTTCAGCCCGGTCCAGTTTCAGTCTTCAAGCACAGGACAGGAGGCGAGCGGAATATTCACGATAACCACTTCCCTCAAATTATCCGTGGTTTTCAGGCCCCAAAAGACTGAAGACGCTGCCTTGTCTTTTAAACGCGCAGGGGCTGAAGCCTTCATAGATGATTACATCTCCGATTCGGTTGTGAATCCCGAAGATCTTGAACAGACAACCGCCGCTTCGTATGAAACTGCTGCAGCCATTGACTCAACTGCCTGTGAGTACCTGATTATCACGGCACAGGATCTGAAGGATGAATTCCAGGTGCTGGCCGATCACCGGGCGGCCATGGGCTTGACCGTGGATGTTGTGGCGGTGGAAGATATTTACGCAAACTATGACGGCGCAAGCCCGCAGGTAAAGATTAAAAAGTGCATCCTTGATTATGCTGAGAACAAGGGCACCTTGTGGGTACTTCTGGGCGGAGATGATACCATTATTCCGGATCAGGACTGCTATGGGTCTGTGAACGGCGGCGATATAACCGATCAGACAATCCCCACAGATCTTTATTATGCAGGATTGGATGACCTGGACTGGAACGATGATGGGGACAATATTTTCTGTGAAACCGATAGAGACGGTGACAGTATAGACCTTTATCCCGATCTGTTTGTGGGAAGAGCCCCGATCCGATCTGAAACGGATGCCCGGGTGTTTGCATCCAAAACCATCGCATATGAAACAGCTGTGTATGATCCTTATTTTCATGAGGCAGCGCTGTCCATGGGCGTTAGGTTGTGGGCTTCGGACTCGGGCCGCAGTGACGCGGACTGGAAAAGTGAAGAACTATGGACCCGGGTCCATGAAGACCGCGCATTTGTCTTGCCCGCAGATAAGTACAGATTTTACGATACAGGTACCGACTTCAGTGGTGATGCCGGCTACAATGTAACCCGGGACAACATGTCGGCACAACTCAACTCCGGCTACGGCATCCTTTGGGCGGCCACCCATGGCAACAACAATCTTTTCAAAATGGAAAGCGGGTCCTATTTTTATTCAAGTACAGCCCTAAATCTTGTCAATCAGGACAACCAGGGCATTGTTTACACCATGGCGTGCAGTACCAATTGGTTTGATTCGGAAATCAACTCCGCCGACGGTTACGGGTCAATCGTTGACCCAAGCCTTTCGGAAGCCTTTATCCGGAACCCTGGTGGTGGCGCTGTCGCCTATATCGGCTCTTCACGGTTCAGTTGGGGCTACTCCAGCTTTACTTCTAAGAATGTTTATTATGGATCATCCATGAAATATGCGGAAGAATTTTTTAAAATGCTGTATTATGATGAGGATCTTTTAGGCATCACCGGCGGCAGCGCGGATCCGTCACTGTTCGGCAAGCGCATCGGGGCGGTATTTGCATCCCATAAAATGGAAAAGATACCGGACTCACTCTACTACGGCCCCATGCGATGGCTACAGTTTTCGCTCAACCTCATGGGCGATCCCTTTACAACGGTCATG
- a CDS encoding NUDIX hydrolase, with the protein MSIKFCTQCGHAMTRQVPQDDDHVRSVCPSCGHVHYENPKMVVGTIPVFQDRILLCKRNIEPRKGCWTLPAGYLENEETVQQGAVRETLEETRVKVRILSPYRMFNILFVDQIYLMFIAELLSQDFGPTTESTDVRLFSKSDIPWDEIAFDVIRETLDDYFKDRSEAGNHAFKPENFGFKIKDLEFSPLNGGVIADTPF; encoded by the coding sequence ATGTCAATAAAATTTTGCACCCAATGCGGCCACGCCATGACCCGCCAGGTCCCCCAGGATGACGACCATGTCCGATCCGTATGCCCCTCATGCGGTCATGTTCACTATGAAAATCCCAAAATGGTCGTGGGCACAATTCCTGTTTTCCAGGACCGGATTTTATTGTGCAAACGCAATATTGAGCCCCGGAAAGGGTGCTGGACCCTTCCTGCCGGATATCTTGAAAATGAGGAAACCGTCCAGCAGGGTGCCGTACGTGAGACCCTGGAGGAGACCCGGGTCAAAGTCCGGATTTTATCGCCCTACCGGATGTTCAATATCCTTTTTGTGGACCAGATTTACCTGATGTTCATTGCTGAACTGTTATCCCAGGATTTTGGCCCCACCACCGAAAGCACGGATGTCCGGCTGTTTTCCAAATCTGATATTCCATGGGACGAAATTGCCTTTGATGTGATCCGGGAGACCTTGGATGACTATTTCAAAGACCGGAGCGAAGCCGGAAATCATGCATTTAAACCTGAGAATTTCGGATTTAAAATCAAGGATCTTGAGTTTTCACCGCTCAATGGGGGCGTGATCGCTGATACGCCGTTTTAA
- a CDS encoding transposase — translation MHKKNIKLNIKKQLKNKFPNWKRLTKNRKKELIQEVMAEVVNDYDYSQTLDIPTEELIGVEGQSPSEGIRNLSEMADYIETFHSNNLFNFDQRKKPYPEIIDPELQFVDQLLDNQIINSLIAPDGYSAAHREIQPYQLFRMELLKIIKYPEISYRKFCTDEYFGRERKQNRRFVRLPLNTNDQADHTELCHFRNGLCFRQLMNVFVYFLHHFFKSGCLDNSIIYGVDSTELPAEIKYPLCSIEIKGKKKVHIYSDLDCDCGKRRNKRDKSIYVVGYRLHTLTAINPSTGHSFPLVSIVGAANHHDSLFLKPLIKLAQALGIDMKLITADQAYHDKDGSVLNETGVYVIAPASDQVKLPDNVLEAPLRVTCNDSCEIPMNYFGATTEGHEFGCGANPGECIFESTCPQSRIVDFDKGLFQPMLTSHDASQEAIDIRKNCERPFNLMKKREGLEQTRVRSQHGVVVRSALTTIVTLLIEMAGTRQKPKQKDDGQKDLFAATG, via the coding sequence ATGCATAAAAAAAATATCAAGCTGAACATCAAAAAGCAATTGAAGAATAAATTCCCTAATTGGAAAAGGCTAACGAAAAACCGTAAAAAGGAGCTGATTCAGGAAGTTATGGCTGAGGTTGTGAATGATTATGATTATTCACAAACATTGGACATTCCAACTGAAGAACTCATTGGGGTTGAAGGACAAAGTCCATCTGAAGGAATCCGTAATCTTTCGGAGATGGCTGATTATATTGAAACTTTCCATTCCAATAATCTATTCAATTTTGATCAACGGAAGAAACCATATCCTGAGATCATAGACCCGGAATTGCAATTTGTTGACCAACTTTTAGACAATCAGATTATCAATAGCTTGATTGCGCCTGACGGTTATTCGGCTGCTCATAGGGAAATTCAACCCTATCAGTTGTTTCGAATGGAGCTTTTGAAAATCATCAAATATCCGGAGATCAGCTACAGGAAATTTTGCACTGATGAATATTTTGGCAGAGAACGAAAACAGAACAGACGTTTTGTAAGGCTGCCTTTAAATACAAACGATCAGGCTGACCACACCGAACTGTGCCATTTTCGGAATGGCCTATGTTTTCGTCAATTGATGAATGTTTTTGTGTACTTTCTTCATCATTTTTTTAAATCAGGCTGTCTTGATAATTCCATAATTTATGGGGTCGACTCGACAGAATTACCAGCCGAAATTAAATACCCCCTTTGTTCAATTGAGATCAAAGGCAAGAAAAAAGTACATATTTATTCCGATTTGGATTGTGATTGTGGAAAGCGCCGTAACAAAAGAGACAAATCAATCTATGTTGTTGGATACCGGCTCCATACGCTAACCGCAATTAATCCTTCAACTGGACATAGCTTCCCGTTGGTTTCTATTGTGGGAGCCGCAAATCATCATGACAGCCTTTTTTTAAAACCGTTGATCAAACTTGCCCAGGCACTGGGTATTGATATGAAATTGATAACCGCAGACCAGGCCTATCACGATAAAGATGGTTCCGTTCTGAATGAAACCGGTGTTTATGTGATCGCCCCAGCTTCTGATCAGGTGAAACTTCCGGATAATGTTTTAGAAGCACCACTGAGAGTTACATGTAATGATTCTTGTGAAATTCCAATGAATTACTTTGGAGCGACAACAGAGGGACATGAATTTGGATGTGGTGCAAATCCCGGTGAATGCATTTTTGAATCAACTTGCCCTCAATCAAGGATTGTCGATTTTGACAAAGGACTTTTCCAGCCAATGCTGACTTCCCATGATGCTTCCCAAGAGGCAATCGATATTCGAAAGAATTGCGAACGGCCCTTCAATCTGATGAAAAAAAGGGAAGGACTTGAGCAAACAAGGGTAAGGAGCCAACATGGTGTGGTTGTTCGATCTGCATTGACGACAATTGTAACCTTGCTAATTGAAATGGCCGGAACAAGGCAGAAACCCAAGCAAAAAGACGATGGACAAAAGGATCTGTTCGCTGCCACAGGATAA
- a CDS encoding flagellar brake protein: MVFISTGQVSISTPFIEGVNFNVSSIFVGLLDDEYVIITLPQKYKTVQTKLFPGNKMIVKYLHNGSLYAFQAEIIEMITQPIRAIAIEYPKIVQNQDLRIVRRNNVAIPGRVEFKSHALQVVVFDISRHGCCFRFQETKRGKVGLKEDDTLKIYCLLPGVPHELTAMASVRNIRRENVTLSIGIEFLEANNQFISPLTEFIAAIDGYK, encoded by the coding sequence ATGGTGTTTATTTCGACAGGCCAGGTGTCGATTTCAACACCCTTTATAGAAGGTGTAAACTTCAATGTTTCCAGCATATTTGTAGGCCTGCTTGATGATGAATATGTCATTATCACGCTACCACAAAAATATAAAACGGTTCAAACCAAACTGTTTCCCGGCAACAAAATGATTGTAAAATACCTGCATAACGGTTCCCTTTACGCATTTCAGGCTGAAATTATTGAAATGATAACCCAGCCCATTCGGGCCATCGCCATTGAATACCCTAAAATTGTTCAGAATCAGGATCTCAGGATAGTTAGAAGAAACAATGTGGCAATCCCAGGCAGGGTGGAATTTAAAAGTCACGCGCTTCAGGTTGTGGTTTTTGATATCAGCAGGCATGGATGCTGTTTCAGATTTCAGGAAACAAAGAGAGGAAAGGTAGGACTCAAAGAGGACGATACCCTCAAAATTTATTGTCTGTTACCAGGGGTGCCACATGAACTTACTGCCATGGCGTCTGTTCGGAATATCAGAAGAGAAAACGTCACACTTTCCATAGGGATCGAATTTTTGGAAGCAAATAATCAGTTTATCAGCCCGTTAACAGAATTTATCGCTGCCATCGACGGATATAAGTAA
- a CDS encoding DUF6795 domain-containing protein — MSLLKGEKVCVASGFEGQLLFKGKPLAGVKVVRNFKWKDDKGVSEETVTDKNGMFQLPSHWDALRRILPSQFVVHQQMFVHHGNTPVQIWGGGKMTKGEYDEFKGKPYNLKCEITEKIRRVQLEAGFIGTNCRWEIKE, encoded by the coding sequence ATGTCCTTATTAAAAGGTGAAAAAGTTTGTGTCGCATCAGGATTTGAAGGTCAGTTGCTGTTTAAAGGAAAGCCCTTGGCCGGTGTGAAGGTGGTGCGCAATTTCAAATGGAAGGATGATAAAGGGGTCTCTGAAGAGACCGTAACTGATAAAAACGGAATGTTCCAGTTACCGTCCCACTGGGATGCGTTACGGCGAATTTTACCATCACAGTTTGTGGTCCACCAGCAGATGTTCGTCCACCACGGGAATACGCCTGTTCAAATCTGGGGTGGGGGAAAGATGACCAAAGGTGAGTATGACGAGTTTAAGGGAAAACCATACAACCTCAAATGTGAAATCACCGAGAAGATTCGAAGGGTTCAACTGGAAGCAGGGTTTATCGGAACCAACTGCCGCTGGGAAATAAAAGAGTAG
- a CDS encoding lipase family protein produces the protein MEVSPSVAAQLAADVYTVQDDFELNVFLQQPIFSQSAGNARSFKATVGSRLINTRDGFCVAARGGAGHENDLFLMFRGSTTSNYGADWVSNFRIGVQSSPGGMVHVGFFHIFKSLRPDLERFVHQQGAGPANRVENIHCIGHSLGGAVASIAASWARRSTKKNVFLYTFGAPKPGFGGFAADLTSQLGPANIHRTYHATDPVPMIPLYPFAHPPRPGYGHFRGSSNSVLSAGAHDMVEYIRSVKGLGWRTMQSVPPAVGFDKVVEKWLESDRALNPLNADTWSWIDAGLEYVLKKILGAAAVAVQGIFVGTLSIADKIAWLLAEGIEFVVDAGKWILLLMQKMMRILGMKVVETIQELTRTLMRMILERIMGKITREAHKALQHLISRY, from the coding sequence ATGGAAGTGTCTCCTTCTGTGGCAGCACAACTTGCGGCAGATGTCTATACGGTTCAGGATGATTTTGAATTAAATGTATTTTTACAGCAACCCATTTTTTCTCAGTCTGCCGGAAACGCACGATCGTTTAAGGCAACTGTCGGCTCAAGGTTGATCAATACCCGCGACGGATTCTGTGTGGCGGCCCGGGGAGGGGCAGGCCATGAAAACGATCTGTTTTTAATGTTTAGGGGCTCAACCACAAGTAATTATGGGGCGGATTGGGTAAGTAATTTTAGAATAGGTGTACAATCATCACCCGGCGGCATGGTTCACGTCGGATTTTTTCATATTTTTAAAAGCTTGCGCCCTGACCTTGAAAGATTTGTTCATCAGCAGGGGGCAGGACCCGCCAACCGTGTGGAAAATATCCACTGTATCGGGCACAGTCTGGGTGGCGCTGTGGCGAGCATTGCCGCAAGCTGGGCCAGACGTTCAACAAAGAAAAATGTTTTCCTGTATACATTTGGCGCGCCAAAGCCTGGATTTGGAGGATTCGCAGCGGATCTAACCAGTCAGCTTGGTCCGGCCAATATTCACCGAACCTACCATGCCACAGACCCGGTTCCCATGATACCGCTCTATCCGTTTGCCCATCCCCCGCGTCCCGGATACGGTCATTTCAGGGGATCAAGCAATTCAGTTCTGTCTGCCGGTGCCCATGACATGGTTGAATATATCCGGTCGGTCAAAGGTCTGGGCTGGCGGACCATGCAAAGCGTACCTCCGGCAGTGGGGTTTGATAAGGTGGTTGAAAAATGGCTGGAATCTGATCGCGCCTTAAATCCACTGAACGCCGACACCTGGAGCTGGATAGATGCCGGGCTTGAATATGTCTTGAAAAAAATACTGGGGGCCGCTGCTGTTGCCGTCCAGGGGATTTTTGTGGGAACGTTGTCCATCGCAGATAAAATTGCCTGGCTTCTGGCCGAAGGGATCGAGTTTGTGGTTGATGCAGGAAAATGGATTCTGCTGTTGATGCAGAAAATGATGCGTATACTTGGAATGAAGGTGGTGGAGACAATCCAGGAATTAACCCGGACACTGATGCGGATGATCCTGGAACGGATCATGGGAAAAATCACCCGTGAAGCCCACAAAGCCCTGCAACATTTAATCAGTCGTTACTAA
- a CDS encoding TonB-dependent receptor, with protein sequence MKYLLPACCTLVILLLPFTATVTNAADVQDQEQTTRGTLIAESDAGGQNDKMYMEIGDITVTGKSSDLSGANAPASVDVIGADQIEMQNVDFSMELLKKVPGFYFGDWNQGVVSGTVSLRGFDANHDAPITLIVDGIPHNFGYGRMDMQPFFPLEIDHIEAVKGTTDPRYGLLNIAGNINLHTKQGGNFTEAKLLTGSFNTYDASIITGHDTGQFSQTYFVGYRTTDGYRDHSDLEKGAASGKWFYTTKDKKLSLGAIARVFTMDADAPGYLTKEEADSDPTKAADFATSDGGEQDNHHISTHLDYAFSDDLIWSLKAYHQRIERTRWCKWSTTGTQQERYNDSKQYGAISTLSYERTDTFIPRLKLDWGMDYQHQDNINARWVAENRVRKGDATRYYDTDFYYWGSYVQVDGDITDWLRLTAALRVDSFDGEMTNSLTDLHTDMVDLDYIWQPKAGFVITPVKGYNFYGNFGRSFQLPSTPTLYGQNSSGAAISNDVAYSKNDGWELGIKSSPLGWLSARIDYWQMKATDEVRAKNDGSGDYVNAGETMRKGWDFSVSVKPHDWVDIWASYSIIQAKYTDPGPSRQAIKGNDIENIPDYTAKVGVDFDHPSGFFSNFWVEMQGDYEIDAENTREKDGAYDIVNCSFGYKWEKITLGLDINNIFDADYYSFIWDNDSGYNPGDGRSAYIWMSIKF encoded by the coding sequence ATGAAATACCTCTTGCCGGCGTGCTGCACACTCGTCATTTTGCTGCTGCCCTTTACAGCAACAGTCACCAATGCTGCGGATGTTCAAGACCAAGAACAAACAACCCGGGGAACGCTAATCGCAGAATCCGATGCAGGTGGCCAAAACGACAAAATGTACATGGAAATCGGAGACATAACCGTAACCGGAAAATCCTCAGATTTGTCCGGAGCCAATGCCCCGGCATCCGTGGATGTCATCGGGGCAGACCAGATTGAAATGCAAAACGTGGATTTCAGCATGGAACTGCTCAAAAAGGTGCCGGGCTTCTACTTCGGAGACTGGAATCAGGGGGTCGTCTCAGGCACGGTGTCTCTTCGCGGATTTGACGCCAACCACGATGCACCCATAACGTTGATTGTGGACGGTATCCCCCACAACTTCGGATACGGAAGAATGGATATGCAGCCCTTTTTCCCTCTGGAAATCGATCACATTGAAGCTGTTAAAGGGACAACAGATCCACGTTACGGGCTTTTAAACATTGCAGGCAACATAAACCTGCACACCAAGCAGGGCGGTAATTTCACCGAGGCCAAACTTTTAACAGGCAGTTTCAATACCTACGACGCCAGCATAATCACAGGCCACGATACAGGACAATTCAGCCAGACCTATTTTGTGGGCTACCGGACAACCGACGGCTACCGTGACCATTCGGATCTGGAAAAAGGGGCTGCATCAGGCAAATGGTTTTATACCACCAAAGATAAAAAGCTCTCCTTGGGTGCCATTGCCCGGGTATTCACCATGGATGCCGATGCACCGGGCTACCTGACCAAGGAGGAGGCGGATTCAGATCCCACAAAAGCGGCTGACTTTGCAACTTCCGACGGTGGTGAACAAGATAACCACCATATCAGCACCCATCTGGACTATGCCTTTTCCGATGATCTTATCTGGTCTTTGAAGGCCTATCACCAGCGCATTGAGCGTACCCGGTGGTGCAAGTGGAGCACCACAGGCACCCAGCAGGAACGCTACAACGACAGTAAGCAGTACGGCGCAATATCCACCCTCTCCTATGAACGAACCGACACATTTATTCCGCGCCTGAAACTGGATTGGGGTATGGATTACCAGCACCAGGACAATATCAATGCAAGATGGGTGGCGGAAAACAGGGTCCGTAAGGGGGACGCCACACGGTACTATGACACGGACTTTTACTACTGGGGCAGCTATGTCCAGGTAGACGGCGACATCACTGACTGGCTGCGCCTGACAGCCGCCCTGCGTGTGGACTCCTTTGACGGAGAAATGACCAATTCGCTGACCGACCTGCACACTGACATGGTGGATCTGGACTACATCTGGCAGCCCAAAGCGGGTTTTGTCATCACCCCGGTCAAAGGGTACAATTTTTACGGCAATTTCGGACGTTCCTTTCAGTTGCCCTCCACACCCACCCTGTATGGCCAGAATTCCAGCGGTGCGGCCATTTCCAATGATGTTGCCTATTCCAAAAACGATGGCTGGGAACTTGGTATCAAATCGTCTCCCTTGGGCTGGCTCTCCGCCAGGATTGATTACTGGCAGATGAAGGCCACCGACGAGGTCCGGGCCAAAAACGACGGCTCCGGAGACTATGTCAACGCCGGGGAGACCATGCGCAAAGGCTGGGACTTTTCGGTCAGCGTCAAACCCCATGACTGGGTGGACATCTGGGCCTCCTATTCCATTATCCAGGCAAAATACACGGACCCCGGTCCTTCTCGTCAGGCAATCAAGGGAAATGACATTGAAAATATCCCGGATTATACAGCCAAGGTGGGTGTTGATTTTGACCATCCGTCCGGTTTTTTCTCAAACTTCTGGGTCGAGATGCAGGGAGACTACGAAATTGATGCCGAAAACACGAGGGAAAAGGACGGGGCCTATGACATTGTAAACTGTTCTTTTGGATACAAGTGGGAAAAAATCACCCTGGGACTGGACATCAACAATATATTTGATGCCGATTACTACAGTTTTATCTGGGATAATGACTCGGGTTACAATCCCGGCGACGGTAGAAGTGCCTACATATGGATGTCCATAAAATTCTAA
- a CDS encoding DUF4198 domain-containing protein encodes MHTQLRTTCLTAPPFLIVCLFLLFFVPMTLSAHELWVQQTGYKDGVIHANIGYGHEFPTPEPIPDDRLHIFKPLALVTQEGTLEMDQNGPNYAFEKKIDLKKGSYMVLAFYKPTFWSNGESGWSQTDRIQRPDANYVEEAVMYGKTIVNVNGATDTSLISKPTGMDLEIIPLANPATIRPGKVFPMQVMLNGKPAHFAQVEATFDRFAAKDYIAFSGLTDGYGHIDFIPLAAGYWNIKVKDTSDYPDKKKADERILASSLTFTITE; translated from the coding sequence ATGCACACCCAATTGCGCACCACCTGTCTGACAGCCCCCCCGTTTCTAATTGTATGCCTGTTTTTACTCTTTTTCGTACCCATGACCCTCAGTGCACATGAGCTGTGGGTACAGCAAACAGGATATAAAGACGGCGTGATCCATGCAAATATCGGATACGGTCATGAATTCCCAACTCCGGAACCCATCCCGGACGACCGGCTTCACATTTTTAAGCCCCTGGCCCTGGTCACACAGGAAGGCACCCTGGAGATGGATCAAAACGGCCCGAACTACGCGTTTGAAAAAAAAATCGACCTTAAAAAAGGCAGCTACATGGTGCTGGCCTTTTACAAACCCACGTTCTGGTCCAATGGGGAGAGCGGATGGTCACAGACGGACCGCATCCAGCGGCCGGATGCAAACTATGTGGAAGAGGCGGTCATGTACGGCAAAACCATCGTAAATGTGAACGGAGCAACCGATACAAGCTTGATATCCAAACCCACAGGCATGGATCTGGAGATCATCCCCCTGGCCAATCCTGCAACCATCAGACCCGGCAAGGTCTTTCCCATGCAGGTAATGCTCAACGGGAAACCCGCCCATTTCGCCCAGGTTGAGGCCACCTTTGACCGGTTTGCCGCCAAAGACTATATTGCCTTTTCAGGGCTTACAGACGGCTATGGGCATATTGATTTTATCCCATTGGCAGCAGGCTACTGGAACATTAAGGTCAAAGACACCTCTGACTACCCGGACAAAAAAAAGGCGGATGAACGGATTCTTGCATCAAGCTTGACCTTTACCATTACAGAGTGA
- a CDS encoding tetratricopeptide repeat protein, with protein sequence MTRLLWACLVSVLMVLSPAVLLAAGQEGDPLPFAAGMCANKVAGFMDEKNYARAIQEIESFQAKANTVDPETAHKKGYTHYYLDFLLGNCCMMMETQGAGFVKKAASAYERAVKKYDGFYQGWLNLGRCRYSLKQMGKAARAFIRGYDTSPEKEGAYLYQAAACYYFDSDYKNALSVFNRLMKNHPADVTLERKEVLVNILFSLKKNRRALPYLKELAAKSKGDKRRTWQEVLLYQYMELGMDKAAVAYAATLTRQEPEEPKWWRALAHIHLGKNRLEKGLEAFMIYSFTTPLAASETKLLADLYAGCNIPLEAARVYEDWLGKIQKSPAGLSGGGTKKMTDRFLAIAGAYQQGRDVQAALKWADRGLAQGCDTRLLAFKADLLFREKNYKAAYIAYKDLAGRERTPGRSWLMAGYAALSCNTPQQAKQAFSLACKYPKVRSSALTALEQIRAMRALEKI encoded by the coding sequence ATGACGCGATTGTTGTGGGCTTGCCTTGTGTCTGTTCTTATGGTGCTTTCTCCTGCCGTGTTGTTGGCGGCAGGCCAGGAAGGCGATCCGTTGCCCTTTGCTGCGGGGATGTGTGCAAACAAGGTTGCAGGGTTCATGGATGAGAAAAACTATGCCCGAGCAATCCAAGAGATTGAGTCCTTCCAGGCCAAGGCAAACACCGTTGATCCTGAGACAGCACACAAAAAAGGCTACACCCATTATTACCTGGATTTTCTTCTGGGTAACTGCTGCATGATGATGGAAACCCAGGGGGCGGGCTTTGTTAAAAAAGCCGCATCGGCCTATGAACGGGCCGTCAAAAAATACGATGGGTTTTACCAGGGATGGCTGAACCTGGGCCGGTGCCGGTACAGCCTTAAACAGATGGGCAAGGCGGCCCGGGCATTTATCCGGGGGTATGATACCTCTCCTGAAAAAGAGGGGGCATATCTTTACCAGGCCGCGGCATGCTATTATTTTGATTCTGATTATAAAAATGCCCTGAGTGTCTTTAACCGGCTGATGAAAAATCACCCCGCCGACGTGACCCTTGAGCGAAAAGAGGTCCTGGTCAACATACTTTTTTCCCTTAAAAAAAATCGCCGGGCCCTGCCGTATCTCAAGGAACTGGCGGCCAAATCCAAGGGCGATAAACGGCGGACCTGGCAGGAGGTGTTGCTGTATCAGTACATGGAACTAGGCATGGATAAGGCGGCGGTCGCCTATGCCGCTACACTGACCCGGCAGGAACCCGAAGAACCGAAATGGTGGCGGGCCCTGGCCCATATTCACCTTGGGAAGAACCGCCTTGAAAAAGGGCTTGAGGCCTTCATGATCTATAGCTTCACAACGCCTTTGGCCGCATCCGAAACCAAATTGCTGGCGGACCTTTATGCCGGGTGCAATATTCCACTGGAAGCGGCCAGGGTCTATGAAGACTGGCTGGGAAAAATTCAAAAAAGCCCGGCCGGCCTTTCCGGAGGAGGAACGAAAAAGATGACGGACCGTTTCCTTGCCATCGCCGGGGCCTACCAGCAGGGCAGGGATGTCCAGGCAGCCCTTAAATGGGCGGATAGAGGCCTTGCCCAGGGCTGCGATACCCGACTTCTGGCCTTTAAAGCAGACCTGCTGTTCCGGGAGAAAAATTACAAAGCCGCATACATTGCCTACAAGGACCTGGCCGGCCGCGAACGCACCCCGGGCCGATCCTGGCTCATGGCCGGATACGCCGCTTTAAGCTGCAATACCCCCCAACAGGCAAAACAGGCCTTTTCCCTTGCCTGTAAATATCCCAAGGTAAGATCGTCGGCGTTGACTGCCCTGGAACAGATCCGGGCAATGCGGGCCCTGGAAAAGATTTGA